A genome region from Natronosalvus rutilus includes the following:
- a CDS encoding coiled-coil protein, translating into MVDESKNIDLTDENLENDSKGQLIKKAGQLRDRRNELNQMASERAGKRDDLNAKTREKVDEAQEHREKRDELNEKVQEHKESRNELNAEANKLFDKVETLKSDMELDEGKDLEQLESEIEQLEFKQQTEVLSTEEERELIEKIEGKREEYAERKDKLDDNDGLEELVEEAEEVRSEASQHHQKVTELADKAQEHHNQMIEAYREADDIRDEADEMHESFVEAQEAADRHHEDFVRVQKRLREMDKKEEKQRQSARDKKKEEAKEEAEEIYQKFKEGETLDTEDLMKLQKTGLL; encoded by the coding sequence ATGGTAGACGAATCGAAAAACATCGACCTTACTGACGAAAATCTCGAGAACGACTCCAAAGGACAGCTCATCAAGAAAGCCGGACAGCTCCGGGACCGACGAAACGAGCTGAACCAGATGGCCTCCGAACGCGCCGGAAAGCGCGACGACCTCAACGCGAAGACTCGCGAGAAGGTCGACGAGGCCCAGGAACACCGCGAGAAGCGCGACGAGCTCAACGAGAAAGTCCAGGAGCACAAGGAGAGTCGCAACGAGCTCAACGCTGAGGCCAACAAGCTCTTCGACAAAGTCGAGACGCTCAAGTCCGACATGGAACTCGACGAGGGCAAGGACCTCGAGCAGCTCGAGTCCGAAATCGAACAGCTCGAGTTCAAACAGCAGACCGAGGTGCTCTCGACCGAAGAGGAGCGCGAACTCATCGAGAAGATCGAGGGAAAGCGCGAGGAGTACGCCGAGCGAAAGGACAAACTCGATGACAACGACGGACTCGAGGAACTCGTCGAGGAAGCCGAAGAGGTCCGTTCCGAGGCCTCCCAGCACCACCAGAAGGTGACCGAGCTGGCCGACAAGGCCCAGGAGCACCACAACCAGATGATCGAGGCCTACCGCGAGGCCGACGACATCCGCGACGAGGCCGACGAGATGCACGAGTCCTTCGTCGAGGCCCAGGAGGCCGCCGACCGCCACCACGAGGACTTCGTCCGCGTCCAGAAGCGCCTGCGCGAGATGGACAAGAAAGAGGAGAAACAGCGCCAGTCCGCTCGCGACAAAAAGAAGGAGGAAGCCAAGGAAGAAGCCGAGGAGATTTATCAGAAGTTCAAGGAGGGCGAGACGCTCGACACCGAGGACCTGATGAAGCTCCAGAAGACCGGCCTGCTCTAA
- the sppA gene encoding signal peptide peptidase SppA → MKGSHTVVRLGIVLLGTATVAAAGVGLFVVVPTTVADVFGVVLALAATLVGFRFASNIARSVFPAYNVAEVAVEGPITRDGGRSGLSSPGSTLADDVVDQIERADEDGNVDALLVKLNTPGGQVLPSDDIKLAAERFDGPTIAYATDLCASGGYWIASGCDELWARDASIVGSIGVVGSRVNAAELVDRVGLSYEQFTAGAYKDAGIPLKTLEDHEREYLQGIVDGYYESFVERVSDGRGLDPELVRETEARVYLGADAFDIGLVDALGTREDVEEAVADRLGIGDDDVVVEAFEPERPLMARVGVGARSLAYAFGAGLSGAAHERGFRLRT, encoded by the coding sequence ATGAAGGGGAGCCACACCGTCGTTCGGCTGGGAATCGTTCTGCTGGGAACCGCGACCGTCGCCGCTGCCGGCGTCGGCCTGTTCGTCGTCGTTCCGACGACGGTCGCGGACGTTTTCGGTGTCGTGCTCGCGCTCGCGGCGACGCTGGTCGGGTTCCGGTTCGCGAGTAATATCGCCAGATCCGTGTTTCCGGCGTACAACGTCGCCGAGGTCGCCGTCGAGGGGCCGATCACGCGTGATGGCGGCAGATCCGGCCTCAGCAGTCCTGGCTCGACCCTGGCGGACGACGTCGTCGACCAGATCGAGCGGGCGGACGAAGACGGGAACGTCGACGCCCTGCTCGTGAAACTCAACACGCCTGGCGGACAGGTCCTCCCGAGCGACGACATCAAACTCGCGGCCGAACGCTTCGACGGCCCGACGATCGCGTACGCGACCGACCTCTGTGCCAGCGGCGGCTACTGGATCGCCAGCGGCTGCGACGAGCTCTGGGCCCGAGACGCCAGTATCGTCGGCTCTATCGGCGTCGTCGGTTCGCGGGTCAACGCCGCCGAACTGGTGGATCGGGTGGGACTGTCCTACGAGCAATTCACCGCAGGTGCGTACAAGGACGCCGGGATTCCCCTGAAGACCCTCGAGGACCACGAGCGTGAGTACCTCCAAGGGATCGTCGACGGCTACTACGAGTCGTTCGTCGAGCGAGTCAGCGACGGCCGGGGGCTCGATCCCGAACTGGTCAGGGAGACCGAAGCCCGCGTCTACCTCGGAGCCGATGCCTTCGACATCGGGCTGGTAGACGCTCTCGGCACACGCGAGGACGTCGAGGAGGCCGTGGCCGATCGGCTCGGGATCGGAGATGACGACGTCGTCGTCGAGGCGTTCGAGCCCGAAAGACCGTTGATGGCTCGCGTGGGCGTGGGTGCCCGGTCGCTGGCGTACGCGTTCGGGGCCGGACTCTCTGGAGCCGCTCACGAACGCGGATTTCGGCTCCGGACCTGA
- a CDS encoding DUF373 family protein — protein MTTLVVCLDRTDDVGRRTGLRTPIVGWEAVRALVTDVGLADPEDSGVNTLLESLRVAQSLRDDDEETVVAVVSGDRESMVSADRAVARQLDDLMTEYEPDSAVVVIDSAEDERLVPIVESRLQVDAVDRVVVRQARDIESTYYLLKQFLADEELRQTILVPLGLTLLVFPILASAFTPAVGAATITAVIGLFLLYKGFSIDERLTRTAKRLRESLYSGQVSVVTYVVAIGLTLVGLFVGALGVSTLEDTQGVLVPTMRFVFDSVPWLAAAGLTASLGRLFDELIDDGPLRSSYLHLPSLVVSVGLVVRGFSGFFLEQQGWTDPLVIPSIRINQQGIGSFALTPGQRLALFVGLAILLSFVGVFTVSRIADSAAENEYADSDESAAEEEPSRLADAELTDGGSKSARSRDKERSTVDGDDPVDPKPKTEDETGANVYVDTRTDDDTDTETGADTDTDNQRDRE, from the coding sequence GTGACAACGCTGGTGGTCTGTCTCGACCGAACCGACGACGTCGGTCGACGGACCGGCCTTCGGACGCCAATCGTGGGGTGGGAAGCCGTCCGCGCGCTGGTGACCGACGTCGGCCTCGCCGACCCCGAGGACTCCGGAGTGAACACGTTGCTCGAGTCCCTGCGGGTCGCCCAGAGCCTCCGCGACGACGACGAGGAGACGGTCGTCGCGGTAGTTTCGGGGGACCGCGAGTCGATGGTCTCGGCCGACCGGGCGGTCGCCCGCCAGCTGGACGACCTAATGACCGAGTACGAACCGGACTCCGCGGTCGTCGTCATCGACAGTGCCGAGGACGAGCGACTCGTCCCCATCGTCGAGAGTCGACTGCAGGTCGACGCCGTCGATCGGGTGGTCGTTCGACAGGCCAGGGACATCGAATCGACGTATTACTTGCTCAAGCAGTTCCTGGCCGACGAAGAGCTTCGCCAGACCATACTGGTCCCCCTCGGATTGACCCTGCTCGTCTTCCCGATTCTCGCCAGTGCGTTCACCCCGGCGGTCGGAGCAGCCACGATTACGGCCGTCATCGGATTGTTCCTCCTGTACAAGGGCTTCAGCATCGACGAACGGCTGACCAGGACGGCGAAACGACTCCGGGAGTCGCTGTACTCCGGACAGGTCTCAGTCGTCACCTACGTCGTCGCCATCGGGCTGACTCTGGTGGGTCTCTTCGTCGGCGCGCTCGGCGTCTCAACCCTCGAGGACACGCAGGGGGTACTCGTCCCGACGATGCGCTTCGTCTTCGACAGCGTCCCCTGGTTGGCTGCCGCGGGGCTCACCGCCAGCCTGGGTCGGCTGTTCGACGAACTGATCGACGACGGTCCTCTTCGCAGTTCGTACCTCCACCTGCCGTCTCTCGTGGTCTCCGTCGGGCTGGTCGTCCGCGGGTTCAGCGGCTTCTTCCTTGAGCAACAGGGATGGACCGATCCGCTGGTCATCCCCTCGATCCGGATCAACCAACAGGGAATCGGCAGTTTCGCCCTCACGCCGGGTCAACGGCTGGCGCTCTTCGTCGGCCTGGCTATTCTGCTCAGCTTCGTCGGCGTCTTTACCGTCTCGCGTATTGCCGACTCCGCCGCTGAAAACGAGTACGCCGATAGCGACGAGTCAGCGGCGGAAGAAGAGCCGTCGCGATTGGCAGACGCGGAATTGACCGACGGCGGGTCGAAATCCGCACGGTCTCGAGACAAAGAGAGGTCGACGGTCGACGGCGACGACCCCGTCGACCCGAAGCCGAAGACGGAGGACGAAACCGGCGCCAATGTCTACGTCGACACTAGAACCGACGACGATACGGACACCGAAACCGGAGCCGACACGGACACCGATAACCAGCGTGACCGCGAGTGA
- a CDS encoding diphthine--ammonia ligase: MTPPDDADGSTGAWVGLFSGGKDSAWAVYRALERGLPVEWLLTVHPTGDSYMYHVPETRLTALVAESIGIPLIDVEPDSFDAESAADSSTQGNDELEPLEAALADLADDLEGDGGLAGVTAGAVESEFQTSRIEAMCERLECDLFAPLWREDPRELAESMLEAGFEIVIVQVAAAGLDESWLGRTLDYDALEELEALNEEYGVHILGEGGEFETLVMDGPHMDRRLDLEYETEWEGTRGRIRVSEARLE, from the coding sequence ATGACACCACCGGACGACGCCGACGGTTCGACGGGCGCCTGGGTCGGCCTCTTTTCGGGCGGCAAGGATTCCGCGTGGGCGGTGTACCGGGCACTCGAGCGGGGGCTTCCCGTCGAGTGGCTCCTGACGGTCCACCCGACTGGCGACTCCTACATGTATCACGTCCCCGAGACGCGCCTGACGGCGCTGGTCGCGGAGAGTATCGGGATTCCGCTGATCGACGTCGAACCCGACTCGTTCGACGCCGAGTCGGCGGCGGACTCGAGCACACAGGGTAACGACGAACTCGAGCCACTCGAGGCGGCGCTCGCCGATCTCGCGGACGACCTCGAGGGCGATGGCGGGCTCGCCGGGGTCACCGCAGGCGCCGTCGAGAGCGAGTTCCAGACCAGTCGCATCGAGGCGATGTGCGAGCGACTCGAGTGTGACCTGTTCGCGCCGCTCTGGCGAGAGGACCCCCGTGAACTGGCCGAATCGATGCTCGAGGCCGGGTTCGAGATCGTGATCGTCCAGGTGGCGGCGGCGGGCCTGGACGAGTCGTGGCTGGGTCGGACGCTCGATTACGATGCGCTGGAGGAACTCGAGGCGCTCAACGAGGAGTACGGCGTTCACATCCTCGGTGAAGGCGGCGAGTTCGAGACGTTGGTCATGGACGGCCCGCATATGGATCGACGACTGGATCTCGAGTACGAGACCGAGTGGGAGGGGACCCGTGGGCGGATTCGGGTGAGTGAAGCGAGACTCGAGTAG
- a CDS encoding AI-2E family transporter, with amino-acid sequence MDIRAGFFVLSLLILGYIAALMVLPIFPYVMAACLLAFVLFPVQRRLEKRLEPTRLGNRYGTKLVALALTVVAVVTAVVPLLLFSVILFQTVFSFLRGLDGRNLLEGARTTAEDFGLDPQTVAALEEQALTGVETDVLTRVINLLLDESVRLLNSGLEMGVGMVVLVFLLYYFLVDGDRFVDWVGAIAPLDPVVRDELFEEIRVVTWAVIRSHVLVALVQGALGGLGLWVAGISNVAFWTLVMIVAAFLPAIGVWLVWGPAAGYLLASGETGAGLLLLAYGAAVLSVVDNYLRAIFVDRQSGVHPAVVLVGVIGGLYLLGIMGLFLGPVLLAVFKAGLNVFGEAYGNLEPRPTLAEEPAQAPTRLEMSAAKVAGEEPAGETD; translated from the coding sequence ATGGATATTCGAGCCGGGTTCTTCGTACTCTCGCTGTTGATCCTCGGCTACATTGCCGCGCTGATGGTTCTTCCTATCTTTCCGTACGTGATGGCTGCCTGTCTGCTCGCGTTCGTCCTCTTCCCCGTCCAGCGCCGTCTCGAGAAACGACTCGAACCGACGCGGCTCGGGAATCGCTATGGGACGAAACTCGTCGCCCTGGCGTTGACCGTCGTCGCCGTCGTCACCGCCGTCGTGCCGCTGCTACTCTTCTCGGTGATCCTCTTTCAAACCGTGTTCTCGTTTCTCCGTGGCCTGGACGGCCGCAACCTGCTCGAGGGGGCCCGCACGACGGCCGAAGACTTCGGCCTCGACCCACAGACGGTAGCCGCCCTCGAGGAACAGGCGCTCACCGGCGTCGAAACCGACGTCCTCACTCGCGTCATCAACCTCCTGCTGGACGAATCCGTTCGCCTGCTCAACTCCGGCCTCGAGATGGGCGTCGGTATGGTCGTCCTCGTCTTCTTGCTCTACTACTTCTTGGTTGACGGCGACCGATTCGTCGACTGGGTCGGCGCCATCGCCCCGCTCGACCCCGTCGTCCGGGACGAACTGTTCGAGGAAATCCGGGTCGTCACCTGGGCAGTCATCCGCAGTCACGTCCTGGTCGCGCTCGTCCAGGGTGCCCTCGGCGGCCTCGGTCTCTGGGTCGCCGGCATCTCCAACGTCGCCTTCTGGACGCTGGTCATGATCGTCGCCGCCTTCCTGCCGGCCATCGGCGTCTGGCTCGTCTGGGGGCCGGCCGCCGGCTACCTCCTCGCCAGCGGCGAAACCGGCGCCGGACTCCTCTTGCTCGCCTACGGCGCCGCGGTCCTCTCGGTCGTCGACAACTACCTGCGCGCCATCTTCGTCGACCGTCAGTCGGGGGTCCACCCCGCGGTCGTCCTCGTCGGCGTCATCGGCGGGCTCTACCTGCTCGGGATCATGGGCCTGTTCCTCGGTCCGGTCCTCCTCGCGGTGTTCAAGGCCGGTCTCAACGTCTTCGGGGAGGCCTACGGCAACCTCGAGCCGCGACCCACGCTCGCGGAGGAACCCGCCCAGGCTCCGACGAGGCTCGAGATGTCCGCCGCGAAGGTCGCTGGCGAGGAGCCGGCGGGCGAGACGGATTAA
- a CDS encoding CPBP family glutamic-type intramembrane protease, with amino-acid sequence MEQVDESGPRRWVREHLGDRSWVQKSLIAGAVLTIVWMTGVPESIGRRAIFDSVVLIGGPLALGYTHGRHIGWHVDRVAIRNAVLLAMFVLPIYLVGSTLPTIRAYYPMWETSLAMGEFLPHAIQLFTLALAAETYYRGLLCVGVKEIGIVAVFISPVVYMIHHAAKPPIEFLLSGPTDVLFGAVDYHSNSILPSVVAHGAGLVLLDWLVLREPLFDPTELLESLQWLPIPL; translated from the coding sequence GTGGAACAGGTGGACGAATCGGGCCCTCGCCGGTGGGTGCGCGAACACCTCGGTGACCGATCCTGGGTTCAGAAGTCGTTGATCGCGGGTGCAGTTCTGACGATCGTCTGGATGACTGGCGTCCCGGAGTCCATCGGCCGACGGGCGATCTTCGACTCGGTCGTCTTGATCGGCGGGCCGCTCGCGCTCGGCTACACCCACGGGCGCCACATCGGCTGGCACGTCGACCGCGTCGCGATCCGTAACGCCGTGTTGCTCGCAATGTTCGTCCTCCCGATCTACCTCGTCGGCTCGACGCTCCCCACGATCCGCGCGTACTACCCGATGTGGGAAACGTCGCTCGCGATGGGCGAGTTTCTCCCCCACGCTATCCAGCTGTTTACGCTCGCCCTCGCCGCCGAGACCTACTACCGGGGGCTGCTCTGCGTCGGCGTCAAGGAAATCGGCATCGTGGCCGTGTTCATCAGCCCCGTCGTCTACATGATCCACCACGCCGCGAAGCCACCGATCGAGTTCCTGCTCTCGGGACCGACGGACGTCCTCTTCGGCGCCGTCGACTACCACTCGAACTCGATCCTGCCCTCGGTCGTCGCCCACGGTGCTGGACTGGTGCTCCTGGACTGGCTGGTCCTCCGGGAGCCGCTGTTCGACCCCACGGAACTGCTCGAGTCCCTCCAGTGGCTCCCGATCCCGCTGTAA
- a CDS encoding DUF5789 family protein — protein MSDEEEDSTPAVELGEHTPVEGAPLARVTSRLHWPIQKSEIDRLEGQSEIRTPDGPRTISSVLEDVDETYFERHQEFAEHVRDVVGTGPVATADSGTTADSSASTADEPASSE, from the coding sequence ATGAGTGACGAGGAAGAAGATTCGACGCCTGCCGTCGAGCTCGGTGAGCACACGCCTGTCGAGGGAGCCCCCCTCGCACGCGTGACTTCTCGCCTGCACTGGCCTATCCAGAAGAGCGAAATCGACCGACTCGAGGGCCAGAGCGAGATCCGAACGCCCGACGGTCCCCGAACTATTTCGAGCGTCCTCGAGGACGTCGACGAGACGTACTTCGAGCGCCACCAGGAGTTCGCGGAACACGTCCGCGACGTCGTCGGAACCGGACCGGTCGCGACGGCGGACTCGGGCACGACGGCGGACTCGAGCGCGTCGACCGCCGACGAACCGGCCTCGAGCGAGTAA
- a CDS encoding DUF7139 domain-containing protein: MTSLTDVYDGPGTGTSHRRLYAGTALVAVGALLSVVAVVVATTSTFASMFADQYGPVLWAGVLAGTGVPLALLGVFAVLPASRRVQAAAVIGTTICLLGVVFFSYAYPDHWRNHGQNLTLQVSVVYLFGLFTAMWCLFTGVVNFKTRNDPGGMLEMNVTRRNQTKVVEVESSKGGLGGIGFLGGTPDGEVDTQTNTNAESGGPSPGNPSPAASDGGSTTQDIRSPLDDGPSADATESDAVIVDGPAAADPTDRYCGNCQHFQYVRTSNGMTPYCGRFDETMDDMDACEEWTPNRR, from the coding sequence ATGACAAGCCTGACGGACGTCTACGACGGGCCCGGAACGGGAACGAGCCACCGGCGGCTGTACGCCGGAACGGCACTCGTCGCCGTCGGGGCGCTGCTCTCGGTCGTCGCTGTCGTCGTCGCGACGACCTCGACGTTCGCGAGCATGTTCGCCGACCAGTACGGTCCGGTTCTGTGGGCGGGGGTGCTCGCCGGAACCGGCGTTCCACTGGCGCTGTTGGGGGTCTTCGCCGTCCTCCCGGCGAGTCGTCGCGTGCAGGCCGCCGCCGTGATCGGCACGACCATCTGCCTGCTCGGCGTCGTCTTCTTCTCGTACGCTTACCCGGACCACTGGCGCAACCACGGCCAGAACCTCACGCTCCAGGTGTCCGTCGTCTACCTCTTCGGCCTCTTCACCGCGATGTGGTGTCTGTTCACCGGCGTCGTCAACTTCAAGACGCGAAACGATCCCGGCGGCATGCTCGAGATGAACGTCACCCGCCGAAACCAGACGAAGGTCGTCGAGGTCGAGTCCTCGAAGGGCGGCCTGGGCGGTATCGGCTTCCTCGGTGGAACGCCCGACGGCGAGGTCGATACGCAGACGAACACGAACGCCGAGAGCGGCGGGCCGTCGCCCGGAAACCCGTCCCCGGCGGCCAGCGACGGTGGGTCGACCACGCAGGACATTCGATCACCGCTCGACGACGGGCCCTCGGCGGACGCCACCGAATCGGATGCCGTCATCGTCGACGGGCCGGCGGCCGCCGATCCGACCGATCGCTACTGCGGGAACTGCCAGCATTTCCAGTACGTCCGGACGTCGAACGGGATGACGCCCTACTGCGGGCGCTTCGACGAGACGATGGACGACATGGACGCCTGCGAGGAGTGGACGCCGAATCGCCGGTAG
- the hisS gene encoding histidine--tRNA ligase gives MYDRIKGFRDFYPGEMAARRQAIDTLEETAHRYGFREIGTPALERAEMWTDKSGDDIVDELYAFEDQGGRHVTLTPELTPTVARMVVAKQQELSKPIKWFSTRPFWRYEQVQQGRQREFYQTNVDIFGSSEPEADAEILAWAADALTGLGLTSEHFEFRVSHRDILGGIFETYGDDVDVEAAIRAVDKSDKLERAEYHGLLADAGLDRGDAEDVADLIAGGDLEAVVEFADTERVTAAVENLQDVLAAAEDFGAREYCTISLETARGLDYYTGVVFECFDSAGDVSRSIFGGGRYDDLIESFDGQPTPAVGVAPGHATLPLLMQRAGVWPAEEVTTDYYILSVGDTRSEASRIARELRNRGHVVESDVAGRSFGAQLGYADSINAETTVIVGERDLENDEITVKEMASGDEVQAPVDSFPGDVERPTIDDFDA, from the coding sequence ATGTACGACCGCATCAAGGGCTTTCGCGACTTCTACCCCGGCGAGATGGCCGCTCGCCGCCAGGCGATCGACACCCTCGAGGAGACGGCGCATCGCTACGGCTTTCGTGAGATTGGCACGCCGGCACTCGAGCGCGCCGAAATGTGGACGGACAAGAGCGGCGACGACATCGTCGACGAATTGTACGCCTTCGAGGACCAGGGCGGCCGCCACGTCACCCTCACCCCGGAACTGACGCCGACGGTCGCCCGGATGGTCGTCGCCAAGCAACAGGAACTCTCGAAGCCGATCAAGTGGTTCTCGACGCGCCCATTCTGGCGCTACGAACAGGTCCAGCAGGGCCGCCAGCGTGAGTTCTACCAGACCAACGTCGACATCTTTGGCTCCTCGGAACCGGAAGCCGACGCCGAGATCCTGGCGTGGGCGGCCGACGCGCTCACCGGTCTCGGCCTGACGAGCGAGCACTTCGAGTTCCGCGTCTCCCACCGCGACATCCTCGGCGGCATCTTCGAGACCTACGGCGACGACGTCGACGTCGAAGCGGCCATCAGGGCCGTCGACAAGTCGGACAAACTCGAGCGCGCCGAGTACCACGGGCTGCTCGCCGACGCCGGCCTCGACCGGGGAGACGCCGAAGACGTCGCCGACCTGATCGCCGGGGGCGACCTCGAGGCGGTCGTCGAGTTCGCCGACACCGAGCGCGTCACGGCGGCCGTCGAGAACCTGCAGGATGTGCTCGCGGCAGCCGAGGACTTCGGCGCCCGTGAGTACTGCACCATCTCGCTCGAGACGGCTCGCGGGCTCGATTACTACACGGGCGTCGTCTTCGAGTGCTTCGACTCCGCGGGGGACGTCTCGCGGTCGATCTTCGGCGGCGGGCGCTACGACGACCTGATCGAGTCCTTCGACGGCCAGCCGACGCCCGCGGTCGGCGTCGCCCCCGGCCACGCGACCCTGCCGCTGCTCATGCAGCGCGCCGGCGTCTGGCCCGCCGAGGAGGTGACGACAGACTACTACATTCTCTCGGTGGGCGACACCCGCTCGGAGGCCTCGCGGATCGCTCGCGAACTCAGAAACCGGGGCCACGTCGTCGAGAGCGACGTCGCTGGGCGCTCCTTCGGCGCCCAACTGGGGTACGCCGACTCGATCAACGCTGAGACGACGGTCATCGTCGGCGAGCGCGACCTCGAAAACGACGAGATTACGGTCAAGGAAATGGCCTCGGGCGACGAGGTCCAGGCGCCCGTGGATTCGTTCCCCGGCGACGTCGAGCGCCCGACCATCGACGATTTCGACGCCTGA
- a CDS encoding class I SAM-dependent methyltransferase: MTDEERRRWNDRYEDSTYRSPGDPSAVLEALADDLPAGRALDVATGGGRNARFLAECGWTVDAIDISSAVLSRAREREQDRERLLERALAINWILADVDSYGFRANAYDLVTISFFDARDRLPAILESLAPGGVLVYEHYLDDADGGGPGNRYRFEPNELLEACSRLEIRYYAEREVDGERLVTLVGHRSENSERGDSDQGEWFPTFRVP; this comes from the coding sequence GTGACCGACGAGGAACGACGACGCTGGAACGACCGCTACGAGGACTCGACCTACCGCTCGCCCGGCGATCCGTCGGCCGTTCTCGAGGCCCTCGCGGACGACCTGCCTGCGGGTCGGGCGCTCGACGTCGCCACTGGCGGCGGGCGAAACGCTCGATTCCTCGCCGAGTGCGGGTGGACGGTCGACGCCATCGACATCTCGAGCGCCGTGCTCTCGCGGGCCCGAGAGCGGGAACAGGATCGCGAGCGGTTGCTCGAGCGGGCGCTGGCGATCAACTGGATCCTGGCCGACGTGGATAGCTACGGGTTTCGCGCGAACGCCTACGACCTGGTCACGATCAGTTTCTTCGACGCCCGCGACCGCCTGCCCGCGATTCTCGAGTCGCTCGCCCCCGGTGGCGTCCTCGTTTACGAACACTACCTGGACGACGCGGACGGCGGCGGCCCCGGAAACCGCTACCGCTTCGAACCGAACGAACTCCTCGAGGCCTGCTCGAGGCTCGAGATCCGGTACTACGCCGAGCGGGAGGTCGACGGCGAGCGTCTGGTAACCCTGGTCGGTCACCGATCCGAGAATTCCGAGAGAGGGGATTCCGATCAGGGGGAGTGGTTCCCGACGTTTCGCGTCCCCTGA
- a CDS encoding metallophosphoesterase family protein, whose product MRLAVISDTHIPERADAIPDDFRERIAGADHTIHAGDFETHEALANIRDLAADLTAVHGNADPADLELPAVADVTLEDVTFVVTHGTLNPVEASVYGHDGMVMTDEDWANAIADTARARTRAWNGEGVVGIGGHSHRVEDRVHEGIRLLNPGSVTGADPAEKATMMTVDVEDGGLEVTLHEG is encoded by the coding sequence ATGCGACTCGCCGTCATTTCCGATACGCACATTCCCGAGCGAGCGGACGCCATCCCGGACGACTTCCGCGAGCGCATCGCCGGCGCGGACCACACGATTCACGCCGGCGACTTCGAGACCCACGAAGCGCTCGCGAATATTCGCGACCTCGCCGCGGACCTGACCGCCGTCCACGGCAATGCCGATCCGGCCGACCTCGAGTTGCCAGCGGTGGCGGACGTGACCCTCGAGGACGTAACCTTCGTCGTCACCCACGGCACGCTGAACCCGGTCGAGGCGTCCGTCTACGGTCACGACGGGATGGTCATGACCGACGAGGACTGGGCGAACGCCATCGCGGACACCGCTCGAGCCCGGACCCGCGCGTGGAACGGGGAGGGGGTCGTCGGCATCGGCGGTCATTCCCACAGGGTCGAAGACCGCGTCCACGAGGGGATTCGGCTGCTCAACCCGGGCTCGGTGACGGGGGCCGACCCTGCCGAGAAGGCGACGATGATGACCGTCGACGTCGAGGACGGTGGACTCGAGGTGACGCTCCACGAGGGCTGA